A segment of the Amycolatopsis thermophila genome:
CGTCGAGCAGCTGCTTCAACCGGTTGACTTGGTCTTCTTTGAGATTCAGGGCCACGCCTGTCACCCCCGTGTCGCGGACGTTTACCAGCAGAGTAGGCGCGGCGGCTGACAACCCCCCGTCGCCCCGTACCACCCTGGCACGGGGCAAAACCGCTGGTCAAGACCTCTTCGTCCGAAGTTCACGGACACCCGGTGCGGGCGGACTACGGGACCGCCGACGCCATGGCGGCGGACGGGCTCAGCGTCGGTCCCTCCGGGATGCGCTGCACCAGCGCGGCCGGCATGTCCACGGCTGCGGACGGGGAGTACCCCAGCTGCGTCAGCACCTTGTCGTCGGGCACCGGGTAGCGCAGGCCGGTGTCGGTGACCAGCGTGTAGGCCCCGGCTGTCGCGGTGGCCGACGGCAGTACCCGCACCACGGCGACGCTGCCCGGCGGGACCAGGACCCGGTCGGCGAGCTTGGTGCCGGTGCCGCTTTCCGCGCTGGTGTCGATGGCCGCGGCCATCGCGTTCGTGTCGCCGCCGATCGAGATCACCGGGTCGGTGCGGGCGTCGCGGGTCTGCGAGCAGAGGGCGACACGGCCCTCGTCGGGCACGGTGGCCAGCTCCGGTGGCACCGACGGCGGCGCCGCCTCGCCCTCGGCGGGCACCAGTGCCGTGCTGGTCGGCGCGGCGTTCGCGGCCGAGGCGGGGATCTCCTTCGGCTGCACCGAGTACTGGCCGGACAGGATGCGCACCTGCAACTCGGTCAGCGGTGCCAGTCCCTCCTGCCGGACCAGGTAGTACTGCACGCCGCGGGACAGCGGGTAGTACACCACGTCGCCGACGTGGAAACCACTGAGCACAGAGGACGGCGCGCCCTGACCGGGCACGTCGATCCGGCCGAGGTCCTGGCCCACCGGGAGCCCGTTCAGCCACGCCGTGCCCGCCTCGACGGGGCTCGCCTGTGCGCCGAACACCGAGCGGATCAGGGCGGGATCGGTGATCCGGTAGCGGTGGTTGTTCCACACCAGGTAGACGGTGCCGTCGCTGAAGTCGCGGGCCAGGATCGCGCGCTGGCCGAGCGGGGTGCCTCCCGGCATCGCCTGCCCGACCATCAGGGTCGTCGTGGTCAGCGGGCCGCCGGCCAGGTTGCGGCCCAGCACCGAGCACATCGTCCACGGCGTGGCCGTCGAGCGGTCGGCAGGCGGCAGCGAGGCCGGCGCACCGGGGATGCCCACCGCGGGCTTGCGCGGCAGACC
Coding sequences within it:
- the eccB gene encoding type VII secretion protein EccB, encoding MPTRRDQLQAYQFMMQRVTSALIVHETDPELTPLRRGVGAVFAGVMIAVLVAAGFGVYGVFTGVGGTSWKTDGAVVIERETGATFVYRSGELQPTLNYASARLLTSADKAGPHRVAGTDLAGLPRKPAVGIPGAPASLPPADRSTATPWTMCSVLGRNLAGGPLTTTTLMVGQAMPGGTPLGQRAILARDFSDGTVYLVWNNHRYRITDPALIRSVFGAQASPVEAGTAWLNGLPVGQDLGRIDVPGQGAPSSVLSGFHVGDVVYYPLSRGVQYYLVRQEGLAPLTELQVRILSGQYSVQPKEIPASAANAAPTSTALVPAEGEAAPPSVPPELATVPDEGRVALCSQTRDARTDPVISIGGDTNAMAAAIDTSAESGTGTKLADRVLVPPGSVAVVRVLPSATATAGAYTLVTDTGLRYPVPDDKVLTQLGYSPSAAVDMPAALVQRIPEGPTLSPSAAMASAVP